The following coding sequences lie in one Alloacidobacterium dinghuense genomic window:
- a CDS encoding electron transfer flavoprotein-ubiquinone oxidoreductase: MITFRKPIEDIERPQMEADVVIIGGGPAGMACALRLSQLIDEHNAHHPDSQLSKDNVYVLEKAREVGQHCLSGALLDPRSMRELLPGFESEAPLDAEVTKESVYFLSKGNARKFPMVPQPLRDHGNYVISINKFVKWLGQKVEEAGITVFTGFAGSELLFDDDSRDAEIARVAGVRTDDKGVDKQGQQKSNFEPGYDLRAKITILAEGTRGNCAKQLIERLGLEDFYHAQTYGVGIKELWEIPAGRVAKGEVIYTLGYPLTTKEYGGAWIYGISDTQLSIGYVTGLDYEDPRTDPHHVFQDFKEHPLARRLLEGGKMIRYGAKTLPYGGWLTMPRIYGNGWMILGDSASFLNSQRLKGIHLAIKSGMLAAETAFDALLSDDSSADTLSEYKTSVDRSWIYDELYPVRNFHQAFEHGLYDGLVKAGIQQLMRGGNLGPDYKNEAGYLRMKHADALSPYGDGREHFLGNAKGDGKLTFDRLTDVYHSGTRHDDDQPVHLVVKNLDICNSRCGKEFGNPCQYFCPAAVYEMVESSETPSGKQLHINFANCVHCKTCDIMDPYQIINWVPPEGGGGPNYDSM, translated from the coding sequence ATGATCACTTTTCGTAAACCGATTGAAGATATTGAACGCCCACAGATGGAGGCCGATGTTGTCATCATCGGCGGGGGGCCGGCGGGGATGGCTTGTGCGCTGCGGCTTTCGCAGTTGATTGATGAGCACAATGCGCATCATCCGGACTCGCAGCTTTCGAAGGACAACGTCTACGTTCTCGAAAAGGCGCGCGAGGTGGGGCAGCATTGTTTATCCGGTGCGTTGCTTGATCCACGCTCGATGCGGGAGCTGCTGCCGGGATTCGAGTCGGAAGCGCCGCTCGATGCCGAGGTCACGAAGGAGTCGGTTTATTTCCTGAGCAAGGGCAACGCGCGAAAGTTTCCGATGGTTCCGCAGCCGCTGCGGGACCATGGCAATTACGTCATCTCGATTAACAAGTTTGTGAAGTGGCTCGGGCAGAAGGTCGAAGAGGCTGGCATTACGGTCTTTACGGGCTTCGCGGGCTCTGAGCTGCTTTTTGACGATGACAGTCGCGATGCCGAGATTGCGCGCGTGGCAGGAGTCCGTACCGATGATAAGGGTGTCGATAAGCAGGGGCAGCAGAAGTCGAATTTTGAGCCGGGATACGATCTGCGGGCGAAGATTACGATTCTGGCGGAGGGCACGCGTGGGAACTGCGCCAAACAGCTGATCGAGCGGCTCGGGCTTGAAGATTTTTACCACGCGCAGACGTATGGGGTCGGGATCAAGGAGCTTTGGGAGATTCCCGCTGGGCGTGTGGCCAAGGGTGAGGTGATTTACACGCTCGGTTATCCGCTGACGACGAAGGAATATGGCGGGGCTTGGATTTACGGCATCAGCGATACGCAGCTTTCGATCGGATATGTGACAGGGCTGGATTACGAGGATCCGCGGACCGATCCGCACCATGTGTTTCAGGATTTCAAGGAGCATCCGTTAGCGCGGAGGCTTCTTGAGGGCGGCAAGATGATTCGCTATGGAGCGAAGACGTTGCCCTATGGTGGATGGCTGACGATGCCGCGCATCTATGGCAATGGCTGGATGATTCTGGGCGACTCGGCGAGCTTCCTGAATTCGCAGCGGCTCAAGGGGATTCATCTGGCGATCAAGAGCGGGATGCTGGCGGCCGAGACGGCGTTTGATGCTCTGCTTTCGGACGACAGCTCTGCCGATACGCTGAGCGAATACAAGACTTCGGTCGATAGAAGCTGGATCTATGACGAGCTCTATCCGGTCAGGAATTTTCATCAGGCGTTTGAGCATGGGCTCTATGACGGGCTGGTGAAAGCCGGGATTCAACAGCTCATGCGCGGCGGCAACCTAGGACCTGACTATAAGAATGAAGCAGGCTATCTGCGCATGAAACATGCGGATGCGTTGAGTCCGTATGGCGATGGGCGCGAGCATTTTCTTGGCAATGCGAAAGGCGATGGCAAGTTGACGTTTGATCGCCTCACGGACGTCTACCACTCTGGCACGCGACACGATGACGATCAACCGGTGCATCTTGTCGTCAAGAATCTGGATATTTGTAACAGCCGCTGTGGCAAAGAATTTGGCAATCCGTGCCAGTATTTCTGTCCGGCTGCGGTGTATGAGATGGTTGAGTCGAGCGAAACGCCTTCGGGCAAGCAGTTGCATATCAACTTTGCCAACTGCGTGCACTGCAAGACGTGCGACATCATGGATCCCTATCAGATCATCAACTGGGTACCTCCGGAAGGCGGAGGTGGCCCGAATTATGATTCAATGTAA